A window from Populus trichocarpa isolate Nisqually-1 chromosome 3, P.trichocarpa_v4.1, whole genome shotgun sequence encodes these proteins:
- the LOC112325370 gene encoding uncharacterized protein LOC112325370 gives MVHPFDREAWKEFNRVHLSFASDPRNIRLGLCTDGFCPFDMSSNTYSCWPVIVTVYNLPPWKCMTRPFMFLTMMIPGPKNPGKKLDVFLRPLIDELKNLWFFGVETYDVYRKENFQLRAALMWTISDFPAYGMLSGWSTHGNLSCPYCMEHSKAFRLKNGGKTTFFDCHRRFLPMNHPYRFQSDKFLKGVIERLPPLPRPSGLEMLNEVSKYTEGHNGGSSYNDKIPGFGVKHNWVKKSIFWELPYWHTNLIRHNLDVMHIEKNVFDNIFYTVMDCPNRSKDNLKARLDIQLYCQKPNLHLQQDMSGRLYKPKGTYCLHKKQQQEVLSWMKELSFPDGYASSISRCVKEAQCKVSGMKSHDCHVFIQRLLPTAFRPYLPRPLWEALTELSVFFRDICSTNLNAQHMELMQMNIIEIICKLERIFPPSFFDSMEHLTIHLPYEAKVGGPVQYRWMYPFERYMFYLKKKVTNKAKVEGSICEAYLIDEITNFASHYFGDDVQTIWNRVPRNDDGGLRSVDGCLSIFSYPGKKLSKRFYKRQLSHAEMQIAHNYVIFNCQELKPYLEQCRQELKSQQPYASDGEIEKLCEAIFPNWLKNNVSILIKLIYILCQLATLKILLISFKSLFLMELTIMLGGIPI, from the exons ATGGTGCACCCATTTGATAGGGAGGCCTGGAAGGAGTTTAATCGTGTCCACTTAAGCTTTGCATCAGATCCGAGAAATATTCGGTTAGGGTTGTGCACTGATGGGTTTTGTCCATTTGACATGTCTTCAAATACATACTCTTGTTGGCCAGTAATTGTGACTGTTTATAATTTGCCTCCGTGGAAGTGCATGACTAGACCattcatgtttttgacaatgaTGATTCCTGGGCCAAAGAATCCGGGTAAAAAGCTTGATGTTTTTCTAAGacctttgattgatgagttaaagaatttgtggttttttggtgttgaaacatatgatgtatacagaaaggaaaattttcaattaagggcagctttgatgtggaccatTAGTGACTTTCCAGCATATGGCATGTTATCGGGGTGGAGTACTCATGGAAATTTGTCTTGTCCTTATTGTATGGAGCATAGCAAggcttttagattaaaaaatggggggaaaactacattttttGATTGTCATCGACGATTCCTACCCATGAACCACCCATATAGATTTCAATCTgataagtttttgaaaggagTAATTGAAAGGCTTCCTCCTTTACCTCGTCCATCTGGTTTGGAAATGTTAAATGAAGTGTCCAAGTATACTGAGGGACATAATGGAGGTTcatcatataatgataaaattcctGGCTTTGGTGTTAAGCACAATTGGGTGAAGAAGAGCATTTTCTGGGAGCTTCCATATTGGCATACAAATTTGATTCgtcataatcttgatgtcatgcatattgagaaaaatgtctttgacaatattttttatacagtaatggATTGTCCGAATAGAAGCAAGGACAATTTAAAGGCTAGGTTGGATATTCAATTGTATTGTCAGAAGCCAAATTTACATTTGCAACAAGATATGAGTGGTCGGCTTTACAAACCTAAAGGCACTTATTGTCTgcacaagaaacaacaacaagaagttttgTCATGGATGAAGGAATTATCATTTCCTGATGGTTATGCTTCAAGCATTTCACGATGTGTGAAAGAGGCACAATGTAAGGTTTCGGGGATGAAGAGCCATGATTGTCATGTCTTCATTCAAAGACTTCTTCCAACCGCTTTCCGACCTTACTTACCTAGGCCACTGTGGGAGGCATTAACTGAACTGTCCGTATTTTTTCGAGATATttgttcaacaaatttaaatgccCAGCATATGGAGTTAATGCagatgaatataattgaaataatttgcaaacttgaaaggatttttcctCCATCCTTCTTTGACTCCATGGAACACTTGACGATACATCTACCTTAcgaggcaaaagttggtggACCAGTTCAATatcgatggatgtatccatttgaacg gtatatgttttatttgaagaagaaagtgaccaataaagctaaagttgagggttccatatgtgaagcatacttgattgatgaaattaccaattttgcatCTCATTATTTTGGTGATGACGTGCAAACAATTTGGAATCGAGTTCCACGGAATGATGATGGTGGCCTTAGAAGTGTAGATGGatgtctctctattttttcctatccagggaaaaaattatccaaaagattttataaaaggCAGTTGTCACATGCTGAAATGCAAATTGCGCATAACTATGTGATATTCAATTGTCAAGAACTGAAGCCTTATTTAGA gcaatGTCGACAAGAGCTAAAGTCACAACAACCATATGCGagtgatggtgaaattgaaaaattatgcgaagcgatctttccaaattggttaaaaaataatgtaagtattttaataaaattaatttatattttatgtcaattagctactttaaaaatattattaatctcttttaaatcattatttcttaTGGAGTTAACTATTATGCTAGGTGGAATACCAATCTAA